A region of the Candidatus Aegiribacteria sp. genome:
CATCCATTGCGGAACTGCCTAATAATAATAAATTATATTGCAGTTGTTACAAGGTATGGAAGGAAAATAATATGGCTGACAGAAAAGTGTCCGAGAGAACGATAAGGCGTTTAAGCCATTATGCCCGTTGTCTGCGCGATGCCAGGTCAAGGGGGGATAGCACGGTTACATCCAGTTACTTATCCAGGCAATGCGGCATTTCTTCTGCAGCGGTAAGAAAGGATTTAACCGTTTTCGGAGAATTCGGAAAGCAGGGCTCAGGTTACGATGTGGATGATCTTCTGGCACAGATTGAAAGAATCCTGGGAACTTGTGATTCGCCTTCAATAATAATCATCGGTGCCGGTAATATTGGCAGAGCACTGCTTGAATCCGGCCTGGAGTGTACGGGAGGATACTCCTACTCGGCTATTTTCGACATAGATCCTGATCTGGTTGGTACGCGATGTGCGGGGCATATAATAAAACCCATTGATGATATCCGTAGTACGGTATCAGGTTACGAGCACTTTATCGCGGTAATAGCGGTTACAACGGGAGAAGGACAGAAGGTTGTTAACAGGCTTGCAAAGGCAGGATGCCGGGCTATGCTGAGTTTCAATCTGGAACCGCTCGAATTGCCGGAAGGAGTTGAGCTGCGCTATATGGAGATGTCCACCGAACTGGATATGCTTACCCATTCCATGAAGACGTAGCCACTTTTCCTCGGTTAATAATCTGTTATCTTCAAACCGGAGGAAATACAATGAAGGGGAGATTTCAGCTCTATACCGGAAACGGCAAGGGTAAGACCACAGCAGCGCTTGGGCTTGCGGTAAGAGCCGCATGTGCGAATTTGAATGTATACTTCGGGCAGTTCATGAAAGGCCGGGATTACTCGGAACTCTGTCTGCCTGATCGTTTTCCAGGTCTTATCACGATGGAACAATTCGGTACTCCCAGGCTTATATGCAAGGGGGAGAAACCTTCAGAGGATGATATACGATCCGCCTCAGATGGTCTCAATAAGATAAGATCAGCGATGAAATCCGGTAAATACAGTATTGTTATTGCGGATGAACTGAACGTTACTGTTTATATGGGGCTTCTTGATAAGGATGATGTGATGGATTTCATTGATCAGCGGCCGGACGGTGTAGAACTTGTGCTGACTGGACGCTACGCCCCGGAATGTTTTGTCGAAGCAGCTGACCTGGTAACGGAAATGAGGGAAGTAAAACATTACTACAAAACGGAGAAACTGCTGGCCCGAAAAGGCATCGAATCCTAGGGTCAGGTCTTGCATCCATGCATTATATACTATTTAATTACACTATTAGATATATAACATAGTAAGGAGAATGAAATGAAAACTGCTGTTATAATCCTGGCTTTGTTTACCACCTTCGCTGTCGCATCTGAAAGAAGTGATCTTGAAGTATCTTTCGGTGGTGGTGTCTGGATGCCATCTCTGTTCGATTCAGATGCCAACCTTACTCCTGGACTCGCAATAGTTGCTTCACTGCAGATCCCACCATCATTGGGGAATTGCTTCATTATTGAAGCTGGATACCTTAGCGCAGGTTCTGACAACACTAACTACAGCGGAGTAAGCGGTATCCCCCTTACAGTAGGGTACAGAATGTATCCCTTCTTCAGAAGATACGCAGGTCCTCGTGGAATTGAACCACTTCTTGGTATATATGGCGGAGGAATGCTTTTATGGGACAGTCCTGAAGGCAGCAACGATAAAACGAGTACCGGAGCCGGTATAATCGGAGTTGAACTTGGCGCAAGAGTACATGTAGGAGAATCAACTTCCATTGATCTTGTCGTGACTCCGGAATGGGTGCCGGCAGGTTCCGCGCTGGCTGGAGAAACAGGTAAGGACCTTTCCGGCCTTGAAGTAACCGTATCTGTATCGTTCTGAACGTACAATTACGAATCAGAACAGGAACAAGAAGTACGATGCGCTTCCGGGCCAAGCTGGCCGCAGGCAGCGGCAATGTCACTTCCCCTTGAGCGCCTCAGTGTAACCGCCTGGCATCTGGGGTAAAGGTAATGCATGAATCGGTTCACCGATTCATCATTGGGCCTCCTGTATGGAACACCTTCAATCGGATTGTAGACGAGTAGATTTATCTTGCATTCAATATCAGCGACGAATTCTACTAGGGCATCAGCCTCAGGGATTGTATCGTTAATGCCTGCAATAAGGCAATATTCCAGCGTTATCCTTCGACCTTTCAAATTGCAATAATCCAGTAGATCTCGCTTAATCATTGAAAGCGGTAGAGCTTTTGATACAGGTACAAGCTTCAATCTGGTACTTTCCACAGCACTGTGAAGAGAAACCGCAAGCCCATACTGGGCATCCAGTTGTGCCAGTTTTGCGATACCGCCGGGTATTCCCACTGTTGACACGGTTATTTTTCTGGCGCCGATACAAATACCCCTGTCATCGGTCATTATGGATAGAGCATCGCTGACAGCCGGGAAATTGTCCATAGGTTCCCCCATTCCCATTAAAACAACGTTGCTTATTCGCGAATGGGTTCTGTTCTGCAAACCGTACAGTTGAGCCACTATTTCATCGGTTCGAAGGTTACGTCTGAATCCTCCTCTCCCCGTTTGACAGAACTTACAGCCGCATTTGCAGCCTGCCTGGGTCGATATACATGCTGTCAATCTCGGCGGGTCCGGGATAAGAACTGATTCTATCACCTCTCCGTCTTTCAGGAGAAAGGAATGCTTTGCAGTTCCATCATCTGCAGTAATAGTATTGACGGTCTCAAGGGCTGTTATCTCACCGGTTCGGTCAAGCTCGTTTCTGGCAGCCAGAGAAATGTCGGTCATCTGATGAAATGAATTGATCCTTTTCAGGTGTATCCAGGAGAAGAGCTGTTGCGCCCTGTACGGTTTCATACGCAGGTTAACTGTTACCCATTTTTTCAGATCATTATATATAAGACCGGTTACCTGTTCTTTTTTTGAATCGTTGCTCATGAGTGTGCAGGCTTTCCCTTCGACCATTGTTGATAGAGTATATATATAACATATGGAATTTGCATTTGAATTATTGAGAGGATAATTATGGAAAATCGTATTGGTATTATCGGAGGATCGGGAGTCTATTCTTTTGAGGGAGTTAGAATAGAGCAGCAGTTGAATACTGAAACTCCTTTTGGAAAACCTTCCGCTCCGCTTCTTCTGGCTGATTATAAGGATATCCCGTTGGTGTTTCTGCCACGTCATGGAGAGGGACATACCCTTTTGCCTTCCGAGGTTCCATATGCAGCTAACATATACGCACTGAAGCATGTAGGAGTCCGGCAGCTTATATCCATTTCTGCGGTGGGCAGCCTTCAAAATGAGTATCACCCGAGACATTTTGTCATTCCCGATCAGATTTACGATCGTACCAAGGGTATAAGAAGATCCACCTATTTCGGTGGAGGAATGGCTGGTCACGTTGGATTCGGTTCACCATTCTGCAGGGACCTTTCAGATATACTGTTCAAAGCGGCCGAAGACGCTGATGCTGTAGTTCATAATGGTGGTACACTGGTTTGCATGGAAGGTCCCGCTTTCTCAACAAGGGCTGAGAGCGAAGTATACCGCAGGCAAGGTCATGCGGTTATTGGAATGACGACTATTCCAGAGGCAAAGCTTGCAAGAGAAGCAGGTATATGTTATGCAACTATATGCATGGTAACGGATTACGATGTATGGCATGAAACAGAAGAAGACGTTTCTGTAGAAGCGGTAATAGCAAATGTCAGAGTAAATACTGTCCGTGCCAGGAAGACGATTGAAAATGCTCTGCAGGCGATTGATATCAATAAGACTGATTGTTCCTGCTATGGTGGAAAGAGCGCAATTAAGGAAGCAATCATGACTGCTCCGGAACACCGAAGCTACCTGGCGAAGGAGCATCTGAAGGTTATTCTCGAAAGATAATTTATTCAATGAAACAGCTTATTTCAGAGATAGGGGAAAGAGGGCTGATAAGGAGACTCAGGAAAATATTTCCCCAGCTTTCCTTTATTGGAGATGACAGTGCTGTGTTGTCAGAAATTCGTTGTCCTGTTGTTACCACTGACAGTTTTTTTGAAGGTACCCATTTTTATCGATGGTGGGCCCCTCCACGTATACTTGGAAGACGGTTGCTTGAAGCCGCATTGTCAGACATAGCGGCAATGGGGGCAAGAGCCAGGTGGGTCTTTGCCGCTTTGGCCCTTGACCCGGGAATGAAAATAAATTGGATAGAGGATTTCTATAGAGGATTGACCGAGCGTGATGATATTATTATCGCGGGTGGGGAGACGGTGAGGGGAGAGCGCATGGGAATTACACTCACGATAATTGGTGAGGGAGAAGAACCAGAAACTCTCCTTAGAAGATATTCCCTTCTTCCTGGTGATAATCTATGGGTAAGCGGCTTAATCGGCCGTGCGCTTGATGCGCCCTTATTACTGGAAGAAATTGGTGGATTTGAAGGTGATGATCTAAACCCCCGAAGGAAAATCATCTCCGATGCAGAACTGGTTCAGCTCAGGGATTTTCTGCAGCCGAGAGCGGAGCTGGAACTTGGAATTGAACTAAGACAATTGGGAGTTAGGTGCGCAATAGACATTTCTGATGGGCTTATTTCTGAAGCAGAACACCTTTCTCGCGAAAGCGGAGTTAATGCAATACTTGATATAAGTGAGTCCATGTTCTACGATTCTGTGAAGGAAAGACCACTGGCTGCGTCTGCAGCTGGAGAAGATTTCAGTTTATTGTTTGGAGCAGCAGACGGGCTTGATTTTTCTTCAAAAGGGTGTTTTTTAGTTGGGCGGGCTGAATCCGGGAAGGGAGAAGTGTCCGTATTTCTTGATGGAGACAAAGCTAATATCAGTTCAACGGGATACGATCATATGGAGGTTTGACAAATGACTGATTCATCTGAATCAAAAGAATTCAAGGTTTCCGGCAGCGATCTTCTTGAAAAAATGAAGGAACTTGTTCACCAGGGAAACGTAAGGCACATACTCATTAAGAATGAAGCCGGTAAAACGCTGATAGAGATTCCCCTGACAATGGGAATTCTCGGAGTTGCGCTTATCCCGGCCTATGCCGCAGTCGCTGCAATCGCAGCGCTTGCTGTGAAATGTACTATTGAAGTAAAAACTTCAAAAGATCCGGACTGAATGCTAATACCTCAATAATCGGTTCTACAGAATTCTCGGATAGAATCTGAAATACTCAGTAGTTCCGATCCTGTACAGTTTCCGAGAAGGGCAGCTTCATTCACTATTTCATTCCCAACGAGTATCGGTTATTGTATTGGCATCATAACAAGAATGCAGGAGGTACATCTTTGAACGCCCAGATGATAATACATGGTATTCAGGCAATTGTTCTGGGTTTATCTGTTGGCCTCATTCTCCTGATTATCCGGAAGCATGCTCCCGGCAGCAAATTGAAACTGTGGGTACTTCTTGCTGGAATCGCTGGCGCAGCATATCTTGTAATGAAAATGTTCGGTGTTCCAGGGGAATCCACATTCTCAAAGATGGCCCTTGCGGCCACCATCATGCTTTCTTCGAACATCATGCTGCAGATTCTGAACCTGCTGTTATGGGACTATCTTTTAAAAAAACAGGTTGATGTTCATATTCCAAGGCTTGTAATAGATATCATCAATTTCATAGTACTTGCGATTGTGGCTGTTGCCCTTCTGAACGGAATATTCGGAGTTAAACTTACAGCGTTCCTTGTAACATCCACTGTGCTTTCGGCAGTAATCGGTCTTTCTCTTCAGGATATTCTGGGCAACCTCTTTGCCGGGCTGGCTCTTCAGATGGAACGGCCCTACAAACTTGGTGAATGGATAAATGTTGGTGATGAAGAGGGGGTTGTTGTCCAGATGAACTGGAGAACACTCAGCATTCGAACAAGATCCGGTGACCATGTAATAATTCCGAACGCAACGGTATCCAAGGATATCGTAACGAATTACTCCCGTCCCGACAGGAATCATATGTGCCGGATATCGGTTGGAATGGCTTATGCCGATCAACCTGGAAAGATGAAAAGGATAATTATTTCGATTCTGAAAAAAATGGATGGAGTTCTTGATGCTCCATCACCAAGGGTATTCCTCAGTAAATTCGATGATTACTCCATTATTTATGATGTCAGGTTCTGGATAAGTGAATATCACAGGAGGCCGGAGTTAGAGAACGCAGTGAGAACTCGAATCTGGTACGGTTTAAAGCGTAACGGCCTGACTATCCCGTTCCCCATAAGAGATGTGACAATCAGGGAGGTATCTGCCGAACAGGAGGACAGGGTAAACGAGAATATGAAACAGGATGTTATCCGTGAACTCAGGAACATCGAACTGTTCAAACCACTGTCTTACGATCAGATAGATGAGCTTGCTGCAAATTCATCAAAACTACTGTTCTCCAAAGGGGAACTCCTGGTTCAGCAGGGGGATTCCGGTGACTCCCTTTTCATTATTTCGGACGGTGAAGTGGAGATATCCGTTTCTGACAGCACTGGAAGAAGAACCCATCTGGTTGATCTTCACAGGGGAGACTACTTTGGTGAAATGAGTCTTCTTACAGGTGAGCCGCGTTCTGCTTCTGTTACCGCTATTTGTGAAACTGAAGTGATAGTCGTTGAGAAGAGTGGAATGGCTGAATTACTGGAGCAGGAATCTTCGATTCTTGAACCTCTTTCCGCCATGCTTGAGAAGAGAATGGAAGACCTTTCAGGAAGAGTAACAAAACAGACGGGAAAGAAAAAGAGCGTGGAACAGCCTGACAGAAAGGAGCACCTGATTGGTAGAATCAGGGATTTCTTCGGCATAGGATAATAAGGGACGGAGGGAATTTATTTGAATATGCTATATAAAAATAGTATTATGTCATAATATTCGCTATTTTGAAATAAATTCCCTCCGTCCCTATTTAAAAGATGACCTGGCTCATGGCGTAGTAAATAGCCATGAGGGAAGAAAACACCGCACTCGAAAAGAACCTCCACTTCAGAGGTATATTATTTTGTATCACATAATTCGCTGTGAATGCCACAGGTACATTTGCAGCGAATGAAAAGAACCCGAGGCTGAGAAGACTCAAGTTTATACTGCTCCAGCTGCCCTGCAGTATCTGAATGAACAGAAGATGGCGTGCTATCCAGATCGGATTGAAATAGAGAATGGCCAGGCCGGCTCTCGACAGTGAGCCCCGCAGACCGTTTATACCTGCGGTTTTCGTATCTATCCATCTGAAGTAATTAGGGATTTCAAAGGCGTAAACGGTACCGCCGATGATCATCATTCCCAGCATTCTTACGAGTGAGAATTCTGACATAAGAATAGATGCGATAGTATCCCCGGTGGAGTATATGAGAAGTCCCTTTAGAATGTCAGTTCTGCCGTACCTGAGTTTCAATATCCGCTTCTCTAACGCTTTTTATTCAGAAGCAGCAGAAGCTTCTCGTTAGTCAGTGGAGCTGAATACACCGGCGGGATTTCTCCGTTACATGCTTTGATTGCTTCGAGAATCGCGAAATATGTACCTATCCCATACATGAAAGGAGGTTCTCCCACAGCCTTGGAATTGTATACTCCAGCGTTTGGGGAAAGGCATTCCAGGAATTCAATATCCACCTTATCCGGAGTGAAGTAGATATCAGGAATCTTGTAGGTTGCGAGGGAATCTGACAGCAGAGCATCAGTTTCAGTATGATATTTCAGTTCTTCCATTGTGACCCAGCCGATTCCCTGGAGAAGTCCTCCTTCAACCTGTCCTTTATCAACAAGGGGATTTATGCTTTCTCCCGCATCGTGAACGATCTTTACTGAATCCACTGAGAATGTCCCCCTGAGCCTGTCAATAGTAACTTCGGTAATGGCTGTCCCTGCCACATGGTAGGCGAAGGG
Encoded here:
- a CDS encoding thiamine-phosphate kinase, with amino-acid sequence MKQLISEIGERGLIRRLRKIFPQLSFIGDDSAVLSEIRCPVVTTDSFFEGTHFYRWWAPPRILGRRLLEAALSDIAAMGARARWVFAALALDPGMKINWIEDFYRGLTERDDIIIAGGETVRGERMGITLTIIGEGEEPETLLRRYSLLPGDNLWVSGLIGRALDAPLLLEEIGGFEGDDLNPRRKIISDAELVQLRDFLQPRAELELGIELRQLGVRCAIDISDGLISEAEHLSRESGVNAILDISESMFYDSVKERPLAASAAGEDFSLLFGAADGLDFSSKGCFLVGRAESGKGEVSVFLDGDKANISSTGYDHMEV
- a CDS encoding redox-sensing transcriptional repressor Rex, producing the protein MADRKVSERTIRRLSHYARCLRDARSRGDSTVTSSYLSRQCGISSAAVRKDLTVFGEFGKQGSGYDVDDLLAQIERILGTCDSPSIIIIGAGNIGRALLESGLECTGGYSYSAIFDIDPDLVGTRCAGHIIKPIDDIRSTVSGYEHFIAVIAVTTGEGQKVVNRLAKAGCRAMLSFNLEPLELPEGVELRYMEMSTELDMLTHSMKT
- a CDS encoding DUF4342 domain-containing protein; translated protein: MTDSSESKEFKVSGSDLLEKMKELVHQGNVRHILIKNEAGKTLIEIPLTMGILGVALIPAYAAVAAIAALAVKCTIEVKTSKDPD
- a CDS encoding mechanosensitive ion channel family protein, whose amino-acid sequence is MNAQMIIHGIQAIVLGLSVGLILLIIRKHAPGSKLKLWVLLAGIAGAAYLVMKMFGVPGESTFSKMALAATIMLSSNIMLQILNLLLWDYLLKKQVDVHIPRLVIDIINFIVLAIVAVALLNGIFGVKLTAFLVTSTVLSAVIGLSLQDILGNLFAGLALQMERPYKLGEWINVGDEEGVVVQMNWRTLSIRTRSGDHVIIPNATVSKDIVTNYSRPDRNHMCRISVGMAYADQPGKMKRIIISILKKMDGVLDAPSPRVFLSKFDDYSIIYDVRFWISEYHRRPELENAVRTRIWYGLKRNGLTIPFPIRDVTIREVSAEQEDRVNENMKQDVIRELRNIELFKPLSYDQIDELAANSSKLLFSKGELLVQQGDSGDSLFIISDGEVEISVSDSTGRRTHLVDLHRGDYFGEMSLLTGEPRSASVTAICETEVIVVEKSGMAELLEQESSILEPLSAMLEKRMEDLSGRVTKQTGKKKSVEQPDRKEHLIGRIRDFFGIG
- a CDS encoding cob(I)yrinic acid a,c-diamide adenosyltransferase yields the protein MKGRFQLYTGNGKGKTTAALGLAVRAACANLNVYFGQFMKGRDYSELCLPDRFPGLITMEQFGTPRLICKGEKPSEDDIRSASDGLNKIRSAMKSGKYSIVIADELNVTVYMGLLDKDDVMDFIDQRPDGVELVLTGRYAPECFVEAADLVTEMREVKHYYKTEKLLARKGIES
- the rlmN gene encoding 23S rRNA (adenine(2503)-C(2))-methyltransferase RlmN is translated as MSNDSKKEQVTGLIYNDLKKWVTVNLRMKPYRAQQLFSWIHLKRINSFHQMTDISLAARNELDRTGEITALETVNTITADDGTAKHSFLLKDGEVIESVLIPDPPRLTACISTQAGCKCGCKFCQTGRGGFRRNLRTDEIVAQLYGLQNRTHSRISNVVLMGMGEPMDNFPAVSDALSIMTDDRGICIGARKITVSTVGIPGGIAKLAQLDAQYGLAVSLHSAVESTRLKLVPVSKALPLSMIKRDLLDYCNLKGRRITLEYCLIAGINDTIPEADALVEFVADIECKINLLVYNPIEGVPYRRPNDESVNRFMHYLYPRCQAVTLRRSRGSDIAAACGQLGPEAHRTSCSCSDS
- the mtnP gene encoding S-methyl-5'-thioadenosine phosphorylase → MENRIGIIGGSGVYSFEGVRIEQQLNTETPFGKPSAPLLLADYKDIPLVFLPRHGEGHTLLPSEVPYAANIYALKHVGVRQLISISAVGSLQNEYHPRHFVIPDQIYDRTKGIRRSTYFGGGMAGHVGFGSPFCRDLSDILFKAAEDADAVVHNGGTLVCMEGPAFSTRAESEVYRRQGHAVIGMTTIPEAKLAREAGICYATICMVTDYDVWHETEEDVSVEAVIANVRVNTVRARKTIENALQAIDINKTDCSCYGGKSAIKEAIMTAPEHRSYLAKEHLKVILER